In Bacteroidales bacterium, a single genomic region encodes these proteins:
- a CDS encoding type I asparaginase has protein sequence MLSKVSILIIYTGGTIGMVRDKETGSLHPVNGSELYEHIPILGKLDYQIEFYSFDPLLDSSNMNPQHWVELVSVIEKNYEKFDGFVVLHGSDTMAYTASALSFMLENLNKPVILTGSQLPLGMIRSDGRENLVAAIEIAAARQDDTPIVPEVAVYFENKLLRGNRTIKYNAENFGAFRSGNYPPLAEVGINIKYNHNAILRPNFKSLKAHTTLDNNITILKLFPGISAGSVAAQLAVKGLKAVILETYGSGNAMTDAWFLEQIRQAISRGIIVLNVTQCKAGSVEMGKYHTSEELGRIGVISGSDITTESAVAKLMYLFGTGLSKKEIESLLRVSLRGEITVS, from the coding sequence ATGCTTTCTAAAGTTTCAATTCTAATAATTTATACAGGCGGGACCATTGGTATGGTCAGGGACAAGGAGACGGGCAGTCTTCATCCGGTTAATGGTTCAGAGTTGTATGAACATATCCCTATCCTGGGCAAGCTGGATTACCAGATTGAGTTTTATTCCTTTGATCCGCTGCTTGATTCATCCAATATGAACCCTCAGCATTGGGTGGAGTTGGTTTCAGTGATCGAAAAGAATTATGAAAAATTCGATGGATTCGTCGTTTTACATGGTTCCGATACGATGGCTTACACGGCTTCTGCTTTGAGTTTCATGCTGGAGAACCTGAACAAGCCTGTAATTCTGACCGGCTCACAGCTACCTCTTGGAATGATCCGAAGTGATGGACGGGAAAACCTTGTCGCCGCCATTGAAATCGCTGCTGCCCGGCAGGATGACACCCCTATCGTGCCTGAAGTGGCTGTTTATTTTGAGAATAAGCTGCTCAGGGGCAACAGGACAATTAAATACAACGCCGAAAATTTCGGGGCTTTCCGGTCGGGTAACTATCCGCCCCTGGCTGAGGTTGGTATAAACATCAAGTACAACCATAATGCTATTCTCAGACCCAACTTCAAGTCATTAAAAGCTCACACCACGCTTGACAATAACATCACGATTCTCAAGCTATTTCCCGGAATTTCTGCAGGCTCCGTTGCGGCGCAATTGGCGGTTAAAGGGTTAAAAGCCGTAATTCTCGAAACCTACGGATCAGGCAACGCAATGACGGATGCATGGTTTCTTGAGCAGATCAGGCAGGCCATTAGCAGGGGAATCATTGTTCTCAATGTGACCCAATGCAAGGCCGGGTCTGTCGAAATGGGAAAATACCATACCAGCGAAGAACTTGGCAGGATTGGGGTAATCTCTGGATCAGATATCACTACAGAATCCGCAGTGGCAAAACTGATGTACTTATTTGGCACCGGGCTCAGTAAAAAAGAAATAGAAAGTTTGCTCCGGGTTTCCCTAAGAGGGGAAATAACAGTCAGTTAA
- a CDS encoding adenosylcobalamin-dependent ribonucleoside-diphosphate reductase, translating into MKELENTLFDSLQTEEAQDQADKKKGDYFQEMLEQRQRPPVEEVEKQNLVAVEPTERINGEQKPHADLQSHLYADVLREATAYFKGDTLAANVWINKYALKNSDGQLFELTPDDMHHRLSAEIARVESKYPNPLSEEEVFHLLKDFRYIVPQGGPMAGIGNNFQISSLSNCFVIGNKGNSDSYGGIMKIDQEQVQLMKRRGGVGHDLSHIRPTGSPVKNSALTSTGIVPFMERYSNSTREVAQDGRRGALMLSISIKHPDAELFIDAKLEQGKVTGANVSVKIDDEFMNSVKNNIPYVQQFPVNSPDPMFRKEIDAMKLWNKIIHNAWKSAEPGVLFWDTVKREAVPDCYADFGFTTVSTNPCGEIPLCPYDSCRLLAINLYSYVDEPFTQHAVFNGSLFKEHARHALRVMDDIIDLELEKIDRIIAKIEADPEEEDIKRIEKNLWLNIREKCIQGRRTGIGITAEGDMLAALGLRYGSDDAISFSTEIHKLLALETCRSSVNLAKDRGSFPIYSAEREKNNPFILRIREADPALYEDMTTHGRRNIAMLTIAPTGSVSICTRTTSGIEPVFMVSYKRRRKVNPNDLDVKIDFVDELGDSWEEYNVFHPKFEEWLHVNGYDTHALRNYSDEELGHLIEKSPYHQATSNDIDWLSKVKMQGAIQKWVDHSISVTVNVPKDTTEDLVSQIYMAAWESGCKGMTIYRDGCRSGVLLKDDKKKEQEKAELQFRETSAPKRPKVLEAEVLHFQNDKQKWVAVIGILDNRPYEIFTGEAEGFFVPEWVKTGQIIKNKLDEVHSRYDFQYTNKYGYKVTMEGLSCQFNTEFWNYAKLISGILRHGMPIPFVVHLVDNLQLETESINTWKNGVVRALKKYIPDGTKLSKEKCPHCGERDTLEYREGCVTCTSCGDSKCS; encoded by the coding sequence ATGAAGGAATTGGAAAATACCCTTTTCGACAGTTTGCAGACGGAAGAAGCGCAGGATCAAGCCGATAAAAAAAAAGGCGATTATTTTCAGGAGATGTTGGAACAACGGCAACGACCACCTGTGGAAGAAGTAGAAAAACAAAACCTTGTTGCGGTGGAACCAACTGAACGGATCAACGGTGAACAAAAACCTCATGCGGATTTGCAGTCACATCTTTACGCGGATGTGCTTCGTGAGGCTACAGCATATTTTAAGGGCGATACACTGGCTGCCAATGTGTGGATCAATAAATATGCTTTAAAAAACAGCGACGGCCAGTTGTTTGAGCTTACACCGGATGATATGCACCACAGGCTGTCCGCTGAAATTGCCCGTGTAGAAAGCAAATACCCGAATCCGCTCAGTGAGGAGGAAGTATTTCACCTGCTGAAGGATTTCCGTTATATCGTCCCGCAGGGAGGCCCCATGGCCGGGATAGGAAATAATTTCCAGATATCATCTTTATCAAATTGTTTTGTCATCGGGAATAAAGGCAACTCCGATTCCTACGGCGGCATCATGAAAATTGACCAGGAACAGGTACAGCTCATGAAACGCCGCGGCGGTGTCGGGCATGACCTGTCGCACATACGCCCGACCGGGAGCCCGGTCAAAAACAGCGCCCTGACTTCCACCGGGATCGTGCCGTTTATGGAACGGTATTCCAATTCCACCCGTGAAGTCGCCCAGGACGGCAGGAGGGGTGCCCTGATGCTGTCTATTTCTATCAAACATCCCGATGCCGAATTGTTTATCGATGCCAAGCTGGAACAGGGAAAAGTTACCGGTGCGAATGTATCGGTAAAGATCGATGATGAATTCATGAATTCCGTTAAGAACAATATCCCTTACGTTCAGCAATTCCCGGTTAATTCACCGGATCCGATGTTCCGCAAGGAGATTGACGCGATGAAATTGTGGAACAAGATCATCCATAATGCCTGGAAATCAGCCGAGCCGGGTGTGTTGTTCTGGGATACCGTAAAACGGGAAGCAGTTCCCGATTGCTACGCTGATTTTGGTTTCACCACGGTCAGCACCAACCCCTGCGGAGAAATCCCGCTGTGTCCATACGATAGCTGCCGCCTGCTCGCTATTAACCTTTACAGCTATGTAGACGAGCCTTTTACCCAGCACGCCGTTTTCAACGGCAGCCTTTTTAAAGAGCACGCCAGGCATGCCCTGCGTGTCATGGATGACATCATCGACCTGGAACTGGAGAAGATCGACCGGATCATTGCAAAAATTGAAGCCGATCCTGAAGAAGAAGATATCAAGCGGATCGAAAAGAACCTCTGGCTGAATATCCGCGAAAAGTGCATCCAGGGAAGGCGCACCGGCATAGGCATAACAGCCGAAGGTGACATGCTTGCCGCCCTGGGTTTGCGTTACGGCTCAGACGATGCGATCAGCTTCTCCACCGAGATCCATAAGCTGCTCGCGCTGGAAACCTGCCGTTCTTCCGTCAACCTGGCGAAAGACCGCGGTTCTTTCCCCATCTACAGCGCCGAAAGGGAGAAAAACAACCCCTTCATTCTCCGTATCCGTGAAGCCGATCCGGCGTTGTATGAAGATATGACCACTCACGGCCGCCGCAATATCGCCATGCTGACCATTGCCCCGACAGGCAGCGTCAGCATCTGCACCCGCACCACCTCCGGTATTGAGCCCGTGTTCATGGTGTCTTACAAAAGAAGAAGGAAAGTCAACCCGAACGATCTGGATGTCAAGATCGATTTCGTGGACGAACTGGGTGATTCCTGGGAAGAATACAACGTGTTCCATCCAAAATTCGAAGAATGGCTGCATGTCAACGGCTACGATACACATGCATTGAGAAATTATTCCGACGAGGAACTCGGTCACCTCATAGAAAAATCGCCTTATCACCAGGCGACATCCAACGATATCGACTGGCTCAGCAAAGTGAAGATGCAGGGGGCCATCCAGAAGTGGGTGGACCATTCCATCAGCGTGACGGTTAATGTTCCGAAAGACACGACCGAAGACCTGGTCAGCCAGATTTACATGGCTGCATGGGAGAGCGGCTGCAAGGGCATGACGATTTACCGCGACGGGTGCCGTTCCGGTGTGCTCCTGAAGGATGACAAGAAAAAAGAGCAGGAAAAAGCAGAACTGCAGTTCAGGGAAACCTCGGCTCCCAAGAGGCCGAAAGTGCTCGAGGCCGAGGTGCTGCACTTTCAGAATGACAAACAGAAATGGGTAGCCGTTATCGGTATACTGGATAACAGGCCCTATGAAATATTCACCGGTGAAGCCGAAGGGTTTTTCGTCCCGGAATGGGTCAAGACCGGGCAGATCATCAAGAACAAGCTGGATGAAGTACACTCCCGCTACGATTTCCAGTACACGAATAAATATGGCTACAAAGTGACTATGGAAGGCCTGTCATGCCAGTTCAACACCGAGTTCTGGAACTACGCCAAGCTGATCTCCGGCATCTTGCGCCATGGTATGCCCATACCATTTGTGGTACACCTGGTAGATAACCTGCAACTTGAGACCGAATCGATCAATACCTGGAAAAACGGCGTAGTCCGCGCCCTGAAAAAATATATCCCCGACGGCACAAAGCTATCCAAAGAAAAATGCCCGCACTGCGGCGAGCGCGACACCCTCGAGTACCGCGAAGGCTGTGTGACCTGTACCTCCTGCGGGGATTCGAAGTGCAGCTGA
- a CDS encoding MBL fold metallo-hydrolase: MLQIHRFAFNPFQVNTYVLWDETKECAIVDAGCYGPEEQAEITGFIKEKGLKPVRLLNTHCHIDHITGMAFISREYGLEPEAHPGGLELIRYAAKTGFIYGFDNLETIVPQLLLKEGDTIRFGHAELQVVETPGHADGSVCFISHADKFVITGDVLFYQSIGRTDLPTGDYDLLIKSIREKLLILPRDYKVYPGHGSDTTIGFESYSNPFLTE, translated from the coding sequence ATGCTGCAGATCCATCGTTTCGCTTTCAATCCATTTCAGGTAAACACTTATGTTCTTTGGGATGAAACCAAAGAATGTGCCATCGTTGATGCCGGTTGCTACGGTCCGGAGGAACAGGCTGAAATCACCGGTTTCATTAAAGAAAAAGGATTAAAACCGGTAAGGTTGCTAAATACCCACTGCCATATCGACCATATTACCGGGATGGCCTTTATCAGCCGGGAATACGGGCTGGAACCCGAAGCCCATCCGGGCGGGTTGGAACTTATCAGGTATGCAGCAAAAACAGGTTTTATTTATGGCTTTGATAACTTAGAAACCATCGTTCCGCAACTCCTGTTGAAAGAAGGCGACACCATCAGGTTCGGCCATGCTGAATTGCAGGTAGTCGAAACGCCAGGCCATGCTGACGGCAGTGTTTGTTTCATCAGTCATGCTGATAAATTCGTGATCACAGGTGATGTCCTGTTTTACCAGAGCATCGGCAGGACCGACCTTCCAACCGGCGACTACGACCTCCTGATCAAAAGCATAAGGGAAAAACTTCTGATCCTCCCGCGCGATTATAAGGTCTACCCGGGGCACGGCTCCGACACAACGATAGGTTTTGAGAGCTATAGCAACCCGTTTCTCACGGAATAA
- a CDS encoding MotA/TolQ/ExbB proton channel family protein, translated as MKRLVAFLTLTALLTFGVCNHMVAQTQGTGSQTVTQAQTSSAASGPTESRGFHQVVKSYFIQGGAGFMASILLCLIFGLAISIERTLYLSLSGTNTKKLLNKIETALESKGIEEAKEVCKTTRGPVASIFFQGLSRDDEGLDIVEKTVIAYGSVLMGRLESGLSWIALFIATAPMLGFLGTVIGMVLAFDAIEAAGDISPTIVAGGIKIALLTTVFGLIVAIILQFFYNYLVSKIDSLVNDMEDSSISFIDILAKHKK; from the coding sequence ATGAAACGTCTAGTCGCATTTTTGACACTTACAGCCCTGCTAACCTTCGGGGTTTGCAATCACATGGTCGCACAGACTCAAGGCACAGGAAGCCAAACTGTTACACAGGCACAAACTTCATCGGCTGCATCAGGGCCAACTGAATCCAGGGGTTTCCACCAGGTGGTGAAAAGTTATTTTATCCAGGGTGGCGCTGGTTTTATGGCTTCAATCCTGCTCTGTCTTATCTTTGGCCTTGCTATTTCCATTGAAAGAACATTGTACCTTAGTCTTTCCGGGACGAACACCAAGAAGCTGTTGAACAAAATCGAAACGGCACTGGAATCCAAGGGAATTGAAGAAGCCAAAGAGGTTTGCAAAACTACGCGTGGCCCGGTTGCAAGTATCTTCTTCCAGGGCCTGTCGCGTGACGATGAAGGCCTGGATATAGTTGAAAAAACTGTCATTGCTTATGGCAGTGTACTTATGGGTAGGTTGGAAAGCGGGCTCTCCTGGATTGCACTTTTCATCGCTACCGCGCCTATGCTCGGATTCCTCGGGACAGTTATCGGGATGGTTTTAGCGTTCGACGCTATTGAAGCCGCCGGGGATATCAGCCCGACCATTGTTGCAGGTGGTATCAAGATCGCTCTTTTGACCACCGTATTCGGTCTGATCGTCGCCATCATCCTGCAATTCTTCTATAATTATCTGGTTTCCAAGATTGACAGCCTCGTCAATGATATGGAAGACAGTTCGATTTCTTTCATTGACATTCTGGCAAAGCACAAGAAATAA
- a CDS encoding TatD family hydrolase, with protein MILTDSHAHLYLEQFDPDRHEVIRQAIKHDIRYMILPNIDKDSILPMMELVRDFPQNCFPMMGLHPTSVGKDYSGHLESVIEWLKKEKFYAIGEMGIDLYWDKTFFTEQREAFRIQIRLALEYDLPVVIHSRNSFDEIFLLLDEFNEPGLRGVFHCFTGTREQAGHIIKMGFMLGIGGVLTYKNSGLAEVVEKIPLAHLLLETDAPFLAPAPHRGKRNESAFLVEIAKKLAEIKGMKVEEVAEITTQNAIELFKLNGDWVTG; from the coding sequence ATGATCCTGACAGACTCACATGCACATTTGTATTTAGAGCAATTTGACCCTGACCGGCATGAGGTTATCCGGCAGGCCATCAAACACGATATCAGGTACATGATCCTTCCAAATATCGATAAAGACAGTATCCTACCCATGATGGAACTGGTCAGGGATTTTCCGCAGAATTGTTTTCCGATGATGGGGCTTCATCCCACTTCGGTGGGAAAGGATTATTCCGGTCACCTGGAATCAGTCATTGAATGGCTTAAGAAGGAGAAGTTTTATGCCATTGGGGAAATGGGAATTGATCTTTATTGGGACAAGACTTTTTTCACGGAGCAACGGGAGGCTTTCCGTATCCAGATCAGGCTGGCCCTGGAATATGACCTGCCGGTTGTCATTCATTCGAGGAATTCATTTGATGAAATATTCCTTTTGCTGGATGAATTTAATGAGCCAGGGTTAAGGGGAGTTTTTCATTGTTTTACCGGAACCCGGGAACAGGCCGGACATATCATCAAGATGGGCTTCATGCTGGGCATCGGCGGGGTGCTGACTTACAAAAACTCTGGTTTGGCAGAAGTCGTGGAAAAGATCCCTTTAGCGCACCTGCTCCTGGAAACCGATGCACCTTTCCTGGCTCCGGCTCCGCACCGGGGCAAAAGAAACGAAAGCGCTTTTCTTGTTGAAATAGCAAAAAAACTGGCTGAAATAAAAGGAATGAAGGTCGAAGAAGTCGCCGAAATTACCACACAGAATGCTATTGAGCTGTTTAAGTTAAATGGTGACTGGGTGACTGGGTGA
- a CDS encoding glycosyltransferase family 9 protein: MKKILIIRFSSIGDIILTTPVIRCLKQQIPGSEIHFAVKKAFFPLVQANPYIDKIHLQEDDLKGFAKKLKNENFDFIVDLHQSIRSKYIRMVLKVPSEGFPKINVRKWLLTRFKINTMPDVHLVDRYFKATSALGAVNDGKGLDYYIPPKDEVDLASLPAGFREGFTAFVIGAKHTTKRLPDHKIISICNKLNRPVILLGGPEDAGKAEIITAACGSLVRSMCGSLNLNQSASLVRQAQVVISHDTGLMHIAASFRKKIISIWGNTVPKFGMYPYMPGDEKKSAIIEVNGLKCRPCSKLGYDRCPKGHFRCMEWIDEEEVVYSVRNGLL, encoded by the coding sequence TTGAAAAAGATCCTCATCATCAGGTTCAGCTCTATCGGCGATATTATACTGACTACACCGGTAATCAGGTGTCTTAAGCAACAGATCCCAGGTTCTGAAATTCATTTTGCCGTCAAGAAAGCCTTTTTCCCTTTAGTGCAGGCTAATCCGTATATTGACAAAATCCATCTCCAGGAAGATGACCTGAAAGGATTTGCAAAGAAGCTGAAAAATGAAAATTTTGACTTCATTGTCGATTTACACCAGAGTATCCGGTCAAAATATATCAGGATGGTTTTAAAAGTTCCGTCTGAAGGTTTTCCGAAGATCAATGTCCGGAAATGGCTGCTCACCAGGTTTAAAATCAATACCATGCCTGATGTTCACCTGGTTGACCGGTATTTTAAAGCCACATCAGCATTGGGAGCGGTCAATGACGGAAAAGGACTGGATTATTACATTCCCCCGAAAGATGAAGTTGACCTGGCTTCCCTGCCGGCAGGCTTCCGGGAGGGTTTTACCGCATTTGTCATTGGCGCTAAGCACACTACCAAGCGCCTGCCTGATCATAAGATTATTTCGATCTGCAATAAGCTGAACCGGCCGGTTATTTTGCTTGGCGGACCGGAGGATGCCGGAAAGGCAGAAATTATCACGGCCGCTTGCGGGTCTTTGGTCCGTTCCATGTGTGGCAGCCTGAACCTGAACCAGTCTGCTTCACTGGTCAGGCAGGCACAGGTGGTAATCTCCCATGATACCGGCCTGATGCATATTGCCGCCTCTTTCCGGAAGAAGATTATTTCTATATGGGGAAATACTGTGCCGAAATTTGGCATGTACCCTTATATGCCCGGAGATGAAAAAAAATCTGCCATTATCGAAGTTAACGGGCTAAAATGCCGTCCTTGCAGCAAACTTGGCTATGACCGCTGCCCGAAGGGACATTTCAGGTGTATGGAGTGGATCGATGAGGAGGAGGTGGTTTATTCCGTGAGAAACGGGTTGCTATAG
- a CDS encoding biopolymer transporter ExbD, with translation MRNNREVPEINAASMADIAFLLLIFFLVTVTMDVDTGITRKLPPPVEDNSSVDFNKRNIFEVLVNSQNMLLVDGKEGNLATLKDETKNFFLNPNNDPNLPEKKLEQIALIGNVYVSKGVISLKNDRGTSYETYIKVQNELTKAFQEMRDELSMEKFGARFDKLVDPQKQEAIQAVIPIAISEAEPEDVGKTK, from the coding sequence ATGAGAAATAACAGAGAAGTACCGGAGATCAATGCAGCCTCTATGGCCGATATCGCTTTCCTTCTCCTGATTTTCTTCCTGGTTACGGTAACCATGGATGTGGACACGGGTATTACCAGGAAACTGCCACCCCCGGTTGAAGATAATTCAAGCGTTGACTTTAACAAGAGAAATATCTTTGAAGTACTCGTAAATAGCCAGAACATGCTCCTTGTTGATGGAAAAGAAGGTAACCTGGCTACGTTGAAAGACGAGACCAAGAACTTCTTCCTGAATCCTAACAATGACCCGAATTTACCGGAGAAAAAGCTTGAACAGATCGCTCTTATCGGTAATGTTTATGTTTCAAAAGGAGTTATTTCATTAAAGAATGACCGAGGGACTTCATATGAAACTTACATCAAAGTTCAGAATGAGCTGACCAAAGCTTTCCAGGAAATGCGCGATGAGCTATCTATGGAAAAATTTGGTGCGCGATTTGATAAACTCGTTGACCCCCAAAAACAGGAAGCCATCCAGGCAGTCATTCCAATTGCTATTTCAGAAGCTGAACCTGAAGATGTCGGTAAAACTAAATAA